The following proteins are encoded in a genomic region of Capra hircus breed San Clemente chromosome 16, ASM170441v1, whole genome shotgun sequence:
- the MIXL1 gene encoding homeobox protein MIXL1 isoform X1, protein MAAAESSQLQFEEIAAPPAYLPAHPGGAFLPPPNPAAGLLLTRPSGSTPELGAPVAFAGFLGRGPGPAAPPPASLGPPAPPKGAAVSSASQRRKRTSFRPEQLQLLELVFRRTMYPDIHLRERLAALTLLPESRIQQFLSSLFQVWFQNRRAKSRRQSGKPFQPSARPELFLHHSACETEAKYLKAQPPLEVDVNCLPDPNKVGGGISDPNSQGQNFETCSPLSEDIGSKLDSWEEHIFSAFGNS, encoded by the exons ATGGCCGCAGCCGAGTCCAGCCAGCTCCAGTTCGAGGAGATCGCCGCGCCCCCCGCCtacctgcccgcccaccccggcGGGGCGTTCCTGCCGCCCCCGAACCCCGCCGCTGGCCTGCTCCTCACGCGCCCCTCGGGCTCCACTCCGGAGCTCGGCGCCCCGGTAGCCTTCGCCGGCTTTCTCGGGAGGGGTCCCGGGCCCGCCGCGCCGCCCCCCGCCAGCCTGGGCCCGCCTGCTCCCCCTAAAGGCGCAGCCGTCTCGTCGGCATCGCAGCGCCGCAAGCGCACGTCGTTCAGACCCGAGCAGCTGCAGCTGCTGGAGCTCGTCTTCCGCCGGACCATGTACCCCGACATCCACCTGCGTGAGCGCCTGGCCGCGCTCACCTTGCTCCCCGAGTCCAGGATCCAG CAGTTTCTTTCTTCCCTATTCCAGGTGTGGTTCCAGAACAGGCGTGCCAAGTCACGTCGTCAGAGTGGGAAACCCTTTCAACCCTCAGCCAGGCCGGAGCTGTTCCTCCACCACTCTGCTTGTGAAACTGAAGCAAAATATTTGAAGGCCCAGCCGCCTCTGGAGGTAGATGTGAACTGCCTGCCCGATCCCAACAAGGTTGGAGGAGGCATCTCTGACCCTAACTCCCAGGGTCAGAACTTTGAAACCTGTTCTCCTCTCTCCGAAGACATTGGTTCAAAGCTGGACTCATGGGAGGAACACATCTTTTCTGCCTTTGGTAACTCTTGA
- the MIXL1 gene encoding homeobox protein MIXL1 isoform X2 yields MAAAESSQLQFEEIAAPPAYLPAHPGGAFLPPPNPAAGLLLTRPSGSTPELGAPVAFAGFLGRGPGPAAPPPASLGPPAPPKGAAVSSASQRRKRTSFRPEQLQLLELVFRRTMYPDIHLRERLAALTLLPESRIQVWFQNRRAKSRRQSGKPFQPSARPELFLHHSACETEAKYLKAQPPLEVDVNCLPDPNKVGGGISDPNSQGQNFETCSPLSEDIGSKLDSWEEHIFSAFGNS; encoded by the exons ATGGCCGCAGCCGAGTCCAGCCAGCTCCAGTTCGAGGAGATCGCCGCGCCCCCCGCCtacctgcccgcccaccccggcGGGGCGTTCCTGCCGCCCCCGAACCCCGCCGCTGGCCTGCTCCTCACGCGCCCCTCGGGCTCCACTCCGGAGCTCGGCGCCCCGGTAGCCTTCGCCGGCTTTCTCGGGAGGGGTCCCGGGCCCGCCGCGCCGCCCCCCGCCAGCCTGGGCCCGCCTGCTCCCCCTAAAGGCGCAGCCGTCTCGTCGGCATCGCAGCGCCGCAAGCGCACGTCGTTCAGACCCGAGCAGCTGCAGCTGCTGGAGCTCGTCTTCCGCCGGACCATGTACCCCGACATCCACCTGCGTGAGCGCCTGGCCGCGCTCACCTTGCTCCCCGAGTCCAGGATCCAG GTGTGGTTCCAGAACAGGCGTGCCAAGTCACGTCGTCAGAGTGGGAAACCCTTTCAACCCTCAGCCAGGCCGGAGCTGTTCCTCCACCACTCTGCTTGTGAAACTGAAGCAAAATATTTGAAGGCCCAGCCGCCTCTGGAGGTAGATGTGAACTGCCTGCCCGATCCCAACAAGGTTGGAGGAGGCATCTCTGACCCTAACTCCCAGGGTCAGAACTTTGAAACCTGTTCTCCTCTCTCCGAAGACATTGGTTCAAAGCTGGACTCATGGGAGGAACACATCTTTTCTGCCTTTGGTAACTCTTGA